A single region of the Pseudomonas solani genome encodes:
- a CDS encoding two-partner secretion domain-containing protein — MNRAFSLVWNPRLRAWCVADEHARRRKAGSGAVLACALLAPVAGLAADLPTGGQVVSGSGAISQPNAQQMVIDQSSNKLAINWQSFDIGAGKRVTFNQPGSDSIALNRVVGSDGSKIMGQLDANGRVFLVNPNGVLFGSGAQVQVGGLVASTLDIDPQDFERGNYRFKGDGTPAAVVNQGTLTAADGGAVALLGAPSATRG, encoded by the coding sequence ATGAATCGAGCCTTCTCGCTGGTCTGGAATCCCCGTCTGCGCGCCTGGTGTGTCGCCGATGAGCATGCCCGGAGACGCAAGGCGGGCTCCGGCGCGGTCCTGGCGTGTGCGCTGCTGGCCCCGGTGGCGGGCCTGGCGGCCGACCTGCCGACCGGCGGCCAGGTGGTTTCCGGCAGTGGCGCCATCAGCCAGCCCAACGCCCAGCAGATGGTCATCGACCAGTCCAGCAACAAGCTTGCGATCAACTGGCAGAGCTTCGACATCGGCGCCGGCAAGCGGGTGACCTTCAACCAGCCCGGCAGTGATTCCATCGCCCTCAACCGCGTGGTGGGCAGCGACGGCTCGAAGATCATGGGCCAGCTGGATGCCAACGGCCGGGTCTTCCTGGTCAACCCCAATGGCGTGCTGTTCGGCAGCGGTGCCCAGGTCCAGGTCGGCGGCCTGGTGGCCTCGACCCTCGACATCGACCCGCAGGATTTCGAACGCGGCAACTACCGCTTCAAGGGCGACGGCACGCCGGCGGCCGTGGTCAACCAGGGCACCCTCACCGCAGCCGATGGCGGCGCCGTGGCGCTGCTGGGGGCACCGTCAGCAACCAGGGGGTGA
- a CDS encoding trimeric intracellular cation channel family protein — MLTYVYLIAIVAEAMSGALAAGRRNMDLFGVSLIAFLTALGGGTVRDILLGHYPVSWTQHPEYIFLTIGAGLSAMLLARFMHHLRQLFLVLDAMGLIAFTVIGCNVALGLDYALPVVAMAGIITGIFGGILRDILCNRTPQVLRQELYASVSLLVALLYLGLRQQGVDDDLNLLASFSVGLLLRLSAIRFSWSLPMFSYAPGRWEH, encoded by the coding sequence GTGCTCACCTACGTCTACCTGATTGCAATCGTCGCCGAAGCCATGTCCGGTGCCCTCGCCGCCGGCCGGCGCAATATGGACCTGTTCGGCGTCAGCCTCATCGCCTTCCTCACCGCCCTCGGCGGCGGCACCGTCCGCGACATCCTCCTCGGCCACTACCCGGTGAGCTGGACCCAGCACCCCGAATACATCTTCCTCACCATCGGCGCCGGCCTCTCGGCCATGCTCCTGGCCAGGTTCATGCACCACCTGCGGCAGCTGTTCCTGGTGCTCGACGCCATGGGCCTGATCGCCTTCACCGTGATCGGCTGCAACGTCGCGCTGGGCCTGGACTACGCCCTGCCGGTGGTGGCCATGGCCGGGATCATCACCGGCATCTTCGGCGGCATCCTCCGCGACATCCTCTGCAACCGCACCCCGCAGGTGCTGCGCCAGGAGCTCTACGCCAGCGTCTCCCTGCTGGTCGCCCTGCTCTACCTCGGCCTGCGCCAGCAAGGCGTCGACGACGACCTCAACCTGCTCGCCTCCTTCAGCGTCGGCCTGCTGCTGCGACTTTCGGCGATCCGTTTCAGCTGGTCGCTGCCGATGTTTTCCTATGCGCCGGGGCGGTGGGAGCATTGA
- a CDS encoding methyl-accepting chemotaxis protein, with product MSSLRSVSLQTKILLAFTLVNLISIATFISYAQYVKSLDIREQMDNRLRAAAHAVPRLLGNDYLERARTADGLREGEYLEQVRNLGEYAGEVDLKFAYTLMVDSGGRVFYLSDGASGSEIASDSYAKHLEEYTDASPAVIQAARSNQAQFDEYTDSYGTFRSIFLPMRTSGGQPYVVGVDVTLSSLDQAIADSLRSLLLIGAVTLGIGLLLSWLATRMLVHAIRQLTGQLNRIAQERDLSHSLAVTSNDELGQMGTRLSGLLQDLRQTLSGALGMADSNQQLAETFLHRADDITQQIQQAAHQLADVDQHGQSIQQAAGQSHSLAGAVRSNLERTSTELSRAHQELQQLIADVHGSTSSNIELATDLDGLSREAEQIGQVLQMIAGISEQTNLLALNAAIEAARAGEAGRGFAVVADEVRKLAGQTKSVLADAHKVIDQVTGAIRQIAQRMGSTAERSRALAGNADEALDALDTLVRQMGEVNANVEQALTSSEHIQHAVADMSGRLGDMRGAFEHTRQDVDAINHSAAELGETARALKSGLGAFRT from the coding sequence ATGTCATCGCTGCGCTCCGTCAGCCTGCAGACCAAGATTCTGCTGGCCTTCACCCTGGTCAACCTGATCAGCATCGCCACCTTCATCAGCTACGCGCAGTACGTGAAGTCCCTGGACATCCGCGAGCAGATGGACAACCGCCTGCGTGCGGCGGCTCATGCGGTGCCGCGCCTGCTGGGTAACGACTACCTGGAGCGGGCGCGGACGGCCGATGGCCTGCGCGAGGGCGAGTACCTGGAACAGGTGCGCAACCTCGGCGAGTACGCCGGCGAGGTGGACTTGAAGTTCGCTTACACCCTGATGGTCGACAGCGGCGGCCGGGTGTTCTACCTCTCCGACGGCGCCAGCGGCAGCGAGATCGCCAGCGACAGCTACGCCAAGCACCTGGAGGAGTACACCGACGCCAGCCCGGCGGTGATCCAGGCCGCGCGCAGCAACCAGGCGCAGTTCGACGAGTACACCGACAGCTACGGAACCTTCCGCTCGATCTTCCTGCCCATGCGCACCAGCGGCGGCCAGCCCTACGTGGTGGGCGTGGACGTCACCCTGAGCAGCCTCGACCAGGCCATCGCCGACAGCCTGCGCAGCCTGCTGCTCATCGGCGCGGTGACGCTGGGCATCGGCCTGCTGCTGTCCTGGCTGGCCACGCGCATGCTGGTCCACGCCATTCGCCAACTCACCGGGCAGCTCAACCGCATCGCCCAGGAGCGCGACCTCTCGCACTCCCTGGCAGTCACCAGCAACGACGAACTCGGGCAGATGGGTACGCGCCTGTCCGGCCTGCTGCAGGACCTGCGGCAAACCCTTTCCGGCGCCCTCGGCATGGCCGACAGCAACCAGCAGCTGGCGGAAACCTTCCTGCACCGCGCCGACGACATCACCCAGCAGATCCAGCAGGCGGCGCACCAACTGGCCGACGTCGACCAACACGGACAATCGATCCAGCAGGCCGCCGGGCAATCCCACAGCCTGGCCGGGGCGGTGCGCAGCAACCTCGAGCGCACCAGCACCGAGCTCAGCCGCGCCCACCAGGAGCTGCAACAGCTGATCGCCGATGTGCACGGCAGCACCTCCTCCAACATCGAGCTGGCCACCGACCTCGACGGCCTCAGCCGTGAGGCCGAGCAGATCGGCCAGGTGCTGCAGATGATTGCGGGTATCTCCGAGCAGACCAACCTGCTGGCCCTCAACGCCGCCATCGAAGCCGCGCGCGCCGGCGAAGCGGGCCGTGGCTTCGCCGTGGTCGCCGACGAGGTGCGCAAGCTGGCAGGGCAGACCAAGAGCGTGCTGGCCGATGCGCACAAGGTGATCGACCAGGTCACCGGCGCCATCCGCCAGATCGCCCAGCGCATGGGCAGCACCGCCGAACGCTCACGCGCCCTGGCGGGCAACGCCGACGAAGCGCTGGACGCCCTCGACACCCTGGTGCGGCAGATGGGCGAGGTGAACGCCAATGTCGAGCAGGCGCTGACCAGCAGCGAGCACATCCAGCATGCAGTGGCGGACATGTCCGGCCGCCTGGGCGATATGCGCGGCGCCTTCGAGCACACCCGCCAGGATGTGGACGCCATCAACCACTCCGCCGCTGAACTGGGCGAGACGGCACGTGCCTTGAAGAGCGGGCTGGGGGCCTTCCGCACCTGA
- a CDS encoding phosphoethanolamine transferase CptA, which translates to MPSHVRDQGARKLDWAGLGWLFLFFWCFSGLTQALILATDTSGFTGFRQAFLLSGLWLIPVLLFPARTRTLAAVIGVMLWLASLPALFYFLVYGQEFSQSVIFIMFESNTAEAGEYLTQYMTWWIPLVLLAYAAVAWLIWRRLRPVYLPRGKALAISAALLVALLGYPVTKQMMVNDSFEQAMDGIDKRLEPAVPWQLAVGYRQYRQQLSNMQDLLEGNARIAPLANLHDINGNQPSTLVLVIGESTNRQRMSLYGYPRSTTPNLDKLRGELQVFDNVVTPRPYTIEALQQVLSFADEGNPDAYLSKPSLLNMMKQAGYKTFWITNQQTLTKRNTMLTTFSKQADEQFYLNNNRNQNARQYDDDVFEPFAKVLADQAPRKFIVVHLLGTHMSYQYRYPPEYERFTDRQGVPPNVTDDQLPTYNSYDNAVLFNDHVVSTLIERFKATDPNGFLLYLSDHGEAVFDPEHPQVLGRNEAAPTAPMYTIPFMVWTSPAWQQSHPRNFAGTFDRPFSSAGLVHTWADLAGLRFDTLDPSRSLVSADFKARPLMIGNPYTLKTMIDFSLIKPKPKAAAKPVEVAKEGDQPLQSGPPSTRG; encoded by the coding sequence ATGCCGTCGCACGTGCGTGATCAAGGGGCCCGGAAACTCGACTGGGCCGGTCTGGGCTGGCTGTTCCTGTTCTTCTGGTGCTTCTCGGGCCTCACCCAGGCGCTGATCCTCGCCACCGACACCAGCGGCTTCACCGGCTTCCGCCAGGCCTTCCTGCTCAGCGGCCTGTGGCTGATCCCGGTGCTGCTGTTCCCGGCCCGCACCCGCACCCTCGCCGCGGTGATCGGCGTGATGCTCTGGCTGGCCTCGTTGCCGGCGCTGTTCTACTTCCTGGTGTACGGCCAGGAGTTTTCCCAGAGCGTCATCTTCATCATGTTCGAGTCCAATACCGCCGAGGCCGGCGAGTACCTGACCCAGTACATGACCTGGTGGATCCCCCTGGTGCTGCTGGCCTACGCCGCCGTCGCCTGGCTGATCTGGCGGCGCCTGCGCCCGGTGTACCTGCCCCGTGGCAAGGCGCTGGCGATCAGCGCGGCCTTGCTGGTGGCGCTGCTCGGCTACCCGGTGACCAAGCAGATGATGGTCAACGACAGCTTCGAGCAGGCCATGGACGGCATCGACAAGCGTCTGGAGCCGGCGGTGCCCTGGCAACTGGCGGTGGGCTACCGGCAATACCGCCAGCAGCTGTCCAACATGCAGGACCTGCTGGAAGGCAACGCCCGCATCGCGCCCCTGGCCAACCTGCACGACATCAACGGCAACCAGCCGTCGACCCTGGTGCTGGTCATCGGCGAATCCACCAACCGCCAGCGCATGAGCCTGTATGGCTACCCACGCTCGACCACGCCGAACCTCGACAAGCTGCGCGGCGAGCTGCAGGTGTTCGACAACGTGGTCACCCCGCGCCCCTACACCATCGAGGCGCTGCAGCAGGTGCTGAGCTTCGCCGACGAGGGCAACCCGGACGCCTACCTGAGCAAGCCCTCGCTGCTGAACATGATGAAACAGGCGGGCTACAAGACCTTCTGGATCACCAACCAGCAGACCCTGACCAAGCGCAACACCATGCTCACCACCTTCTCCAAGCAGGCCGACGAGCAGTTCTACCTGAACAACAACCGCAACCAGAATGCTCGCCAGTACGACGACGACGTGTTCGAGCCCTTCGCCAAGGTCCTCGCCGACCAGGCGCCACGCAAGTTCATCGTGGTGCACCTGCTGGGCACCCACATGAGCTACCAGTACCGCTACCCGCCGGAGTACGAGCGCTTCACCGATCGCCAGGGCGTGCCGCCCAACGTCACCGACGACCAGTTGCCCACCTACAACAGCTACGACAACGCCGTGCTGTTCAACGACCACGTGGTCTCCACCCTGATCGAGCGCTTCAAGGCCACCGACCCGAACGGCTTCCTGCTCTACCTGTCCGACCACGGCGAGGCGGTGTTCGACCCCGAGCACCCGCAGGTGCTGGGGCGCAACGAGGCGGCGCCCACCGCGCCCATGTACACCATCCCCTTCATGGTCTGGACCAGCCCCGCCTGGCAACAGAGCCACCCGCGCAACTTCGCCGGTACCTTCGACCGGCCCTTCAGCAGCGCCGGGCTGGTGCACACCTGGGCGGACCTCGCCGGCCTGCGTTTCGACACGCTCGACCCCAGCCGCAGCCTGGTCAGTGCCGACTTCAAGGCGCGCCCGTTGATGATCGGTAACCCCTACACGCTGAAGACCATGATCGACTTCAGCCTGATCAAGCCCAAACCCAAGGCCGCCGCCAAACCGGTGGAAGTGGCAAAGGAGGGCGACCAGCCCCTGCAGAGCGGCCCGCCCAGCACCCGTGGTTGA
- a CDS encoding M4 family metallopeptidase gives MQRKFIGKTLILATLASPAIGLAAELVDVAKLPSRAGIAGGSDIHSDLGLAPEELDKGTSAKLPNGTQVTRYQQYYKGVRVWGEAITESRNGATKRTGRMLVGIEQDLVRDATPTLTKEQALQQAKALVASSQPVSNEQSELVVRLNEQKQAQLAYVVSFFVGGDEPSRPHFMIEANTGQVLQRWEGLNHAEATGPGGNAKTGKYLYGTQYGPLIVNNRCEMNSGDVITVNLNNSTNNTSVKAFRFACPYNEYKLTNGAYSPLNDAHYFGNVVFQMYGNWFGGLRPLNEKKLYMKVHYGNGYENAFWDGQAMTFGDGKSRFYPLVSLDVSAHEVSHGFTELNSGLVYEGQSGGMNEAFSDMAGEAAEYFMKGQNDWKVGADIFKGNGSLRYMDQPSRDGSSIDRASDYYEGIDVHHSSGVYNRAFYLLAKSTGWNTRKAFEVFVDANRFYWTETSTFDQGACGVIKSAQNRSLPTADVINAFKAVGVSCKTAL, from the coding sequence ATGCAAAGGAAGTTCATAGGAAAAACGCTGATCCTGGCCACTCTCGCCTCTCCCGCGATAGGACTCGCGGCCGAGCTGGTGGACGTAGCCAAGTTGCCGTCACGGGCAGGAATAGCCGGTGGCAGCGACATCCACTCCGACCTGGGCCTGGCACCCGAGGAGCTCGACAAGGGCACCAGCGCCAAGCTGCCGAACGGCACCCAGGTCACCCGCTACCAGCAGTACTACAAGGGCGTGCGGGTCTGGGGCGAAGCCATCACCGAAAGCCGCAACGGCGCCACCAAGCGCACCGGCCGCATGCTGGTAGGCATCGAGCAGGACCTGGTGCGTGACGCCACCCCCACCCTGACCAAGGAGCAGGCCCTGCAACAGGCCAAGGCCCTGGTCGCCAGCAGCCAGCCGGTGAGCAACGAGCAGAGCGAGCTGGTGGTACGGCTGAACGAGCAGAAACAGGCGCAGCTCGCCTACGTGGTGTCGTTCTTCGTCGGCGGGGATGAGCCGTCCCGCCCGCACTTCATGATCGAGGCCAACACCGGCCAGGTCCTGCAGCGCTGGGAAGGCCTCAACCACGCCGAAGCCACTGGTCCGGGCGGCAACGCCAAGACCGGCAAGTACCTCTACGGCACCCAGTACGGCCCGCTGATCGTCAACAACCGCTGCGAGATGAACAGCGGTGACGTGATCACCGTCAACCTCAACAACAGCACCAACAATACCAGCGTCAAAGCCTTCCGCTTCGCCTGCCCGTACAACGAGTACAAGCTCACCAACGGCGCCTACTCGCCCCTCAACGATGCCCACTACTTCGGCAACGTGGTGTTCCAGATGTACGGCAACTGGTTCGGCGGGCTGCGTCCGCTCAACGAGAAGAAGCTGTACATGAAGGTGCACTACGGCAACGGCTACGAGAACGCCTTCTGGGACGGCCAGGCCATGACCTTCGGCGACGGCAAGAGCCGCTTCTACCCGCTGGTTTCCCTCGACGTGTCGGCCCACGAGGTCAGCCACGGCTTTACCGAGCTGAACTCCGGCCTGGTCTACGAGGGGCAATCCGGCGGCATGAACGAAGCCTTCTCGGACATGGCCGGCGAAGCCGCCGAGTACTTCATGAAGGGGCAGAACGACTGGAAGGTGGGTGCCGATATCTTCAAGGGCAACGGTTCGCTGCGCTACATGGACCAGCCCAGCCGTGACGGCAGCTCCATCGACCGGGCCAGCGACTACTACGAAGGCATCGACGTGCACCACTCCAGCGGGGTGTACAACCGCGCCTTCTACCTGCTCGCCAAGTCGACCGGCTGGAACACCCGCAAGGCCTTCGAAGTGTTCGTCGACGCCAACCGCTTCTACTGGACCGAGACCAGCACCTTCGACCAGGGCGCCTGCGGCGTGATCAAGTCGGCGCAGAACCGCAGCCTGCCGACGGCGGACGTGATCAACGCGTTCAAGGCCGTGGGCGTGAGCTGCAAGACGGCGCTGTAA
- a CDS encoding sensor domain-containing diguanylate cyclase — protein MPFGPPPKLNLRNLILLFALAATLATLANNLLVTYGIQRQALVQNALEANRAYAAKLAASINENLAGDLERLRFSANLLGNVPGDTKQMALEAERLLTQDHSFNTVLVADAEGTVVASKPDSLGINGQALRSREALQQRRAMVSPAFRSLAGNLIVFVSHPIWGPDGQYRGLIGGTIYLGKPNALDSLVSQHFHHDASNVYLVDPDRKVLFHPDASRVGERLGANPIVDAVLKGESGAMQAVNTRGVEMLAGYASVPLSGWGVVAQQPLAAAQAALEELMKRLLAGLLPMSLLGIGLILWISARISRPLRQLAESAAQPERAEKALRVKAWYAEAWMIKQALLAGLEVTRAKLGQLDQQAKSDPLTGLANRRAMEERLQAWQRLGTPFSVISLDIDHFKRVNDTFGHDTGDDVLRQFADLLRQSCRERDLPCRVGGEEFILLLPEAPLRTAAEVAERFRARQEATPIDPVGQITVSLGVVHWSPRGGRSVQDVLKRADELLYQAKQAGRNRVMADEIRVFESIS, from the coding sequence ATGCCGTTCGGGCCGCCCCCCAAGCTCAACCTGCGCAATCTCATCCTGCTGTTCGCGCTCGCCGCAACCCTGGCGACGCTGGCCAACAACCTGCTGGTGACCTATGGCATCCAGCGCCAGGCGCTGGTGCAGAACGCCCTGGAAGCCAACCGCGCCTATGCGGCCAAGCTCGCCGCCAGCATCAACGAGAACCTGGCCGGTGACCTGGAGCGCCTGCGCTTCAGCGCCAACCTGCTGGGCAACGTGCCGGGCGATACGAAACAGATGGCGCTGGAAGCGGAGCGCCTGCTGACGCAGGACCACAGCTTCAACACCGTGCTGGTGGCCGATGCCGAGGGCACCGTGGTGGCCTCCAAGCCCGACAGCTTGGGCATCAACGGCCAGGCCCTGCGCTCGCGCGAGGCCCTGCAGCAGCGCCGGGCGATGGTCAGCCCGGCGTTCCGCTCCCTGGCGGGCAACCTGATCGTCTTCGTCTCCCACCCCATCTGGGGCCCCGATGGCCAGTACCGGGGGCTGATCGGCGGCACCATCTACCTGGGCAAGCCCAATGCCCTGGATTCGCTGGTCAGCCAGCACTTCCACCATGACGCGTCCAACGTCTACCTGGTGGACCCGGACCGCAAGGTGCTGTTCCACCCCGACGCCAGCCGCGTTGGCGAGCGCCTGGGCGCCAACCCCATCGTCGATGCGGTGCTCAAGGGCGAGAGCGGCGCCATGCAGGCGGTCAACACACGGGGCGTGGAGATGCTGGCCGGCTACGCCAGCGTGCCGCTGAGTGGCTGGGGCGTGGTGGCGCAGCAGCCCCTGGCTGCAGCCCAGGCGGCGCTGGAGGAGTTGATGAAGCGCCTGCTCGCCGGCCTGCTGCCCATGAGCCTGCTGGGCATCGGGCTGATCCTGTGGATTTCCGCGCGCATCAGCCGCCCGCTGCGGCAACTGGCCGAGAGCGCCGCGCAGCCCGAGCGCGCGGAGAAGGCCCTGCGGGTGAAAGCCTGGTATGCCGAGGCCTGGATGATCAAGCAGGCGCTGCTGGCCGGGCTGGAGGTCACCCGGGCCAAGCTCGGCCAACTGGACCAGCAGGCCAAGAGCGATCCGCTCACCGGGCTGGCCAACCGCCGCGCCATGGAGGAGCGCTTGCAGGCCTGGCAGCGCCTGGGCACGCCGTTCTCCGTGATCAGCCTGGACATCGACCACTTCAAGCGGGTCAACGACACCTTCGGCCACGACACGGGTGACGATGTGCTACGCCAGTTCGCCGACCTGCTGCGCCAGAGCTGTCGGGAGCGGGACCTGCCGTGCCGTGTCGGCGGCGAGGAGTTCATCCTGCTGCTGCCCGAGGCGCCCCTGCGCACGGCAGCAGAGGTGGCCGAGCGCTTCCGCGCCCGGCAGGAGGCCACCCCGATCGACCCGGTGGGGCAGATCACCGTTTCCCTCGGTGTGGTGCACTGGTCACCCCGAGGCGGGCGCAGCGTGCAGGACGTGCTCAAGCGCGCGGACGAGCTGCTCTACCAGGCCAAGCAGGCCGGGCGCAACCGGGTGATGGCGGACGAGATACGGGTATTCGAGTCAATCAGCTGA